The sequence TTTTTCAGCATGAAAATTTGATACTAATTCAAAAATCTTTCGTAAGAGATCCGAGGTCCAATAGATGCTCGTCAGTATCATAGTTGACCATAGATAAAAATAGCACTTACCTTCTCATCTACATTTCGGTAATGCACAGAGACGCAAAACTTGTTATTTTCAACAGTAGCACCTTTTATTGCTTTAGTTTTCTTGACAAGGGATCTAAAAACCTGCCCATATAAAAAGAAACACAAATCAGCTGGTTTACATAGCACAGCATAGCATTCTGCTACATCTACACTATCGTTACAATATAGGTTGAGGCTTGCATGGAGTAGTATGGTTGCCCAACATGCAGTACTCCCACACCTAGTGTGTATACCCACAACAAAAGGGAGAAGGTGTCAACTGGTTGTGTTGCGTAAAATGATGAGGCCACTTCTCTCAGATATACTCTCCAGCATAAAATAAAACGAACCAATTTTAAAAGACATGACCTAAAGTCTTCACAGTTTAAGGCTCACCGCTCAGCGATCATATTCCACTTTGTCCATAAACTATGATGATAAATTATGATGTCCCAATTCTGAGGCATCATGTACCTTAGAGATTACCCACAGATCCATAAAGCAGTTTATGTTATTCGTAAATGAAAGGCCTAGCAGTTGGTAACAGTTTGAAAGATCAAATTCTGATCAGACTAAGACAAATTTAAATTCccaaatcatattaacatatttacTACTAGTTACTTGAATCATTAAATTAATGAATACtcaatataaagataaaacaaattacacACCTCGTCAATCATCGGTAAAAACTCACTTGCAGGCTGGAAAAGATTTACTTCCTTACCCTTCAAGAAAACAAAGTATAATTAAAAAAAAGCGAAGACGGATTATGAAAGCTTAAAGAAGGAATAAAGGATGTGGTATCCAGTTTCACAAAGAAGTAAAAGATGAACAGCATAAATCCATACCTGCTCGTCAGTAGATCTAATACAGTTTAGATGGTCATCAACAGACTCGGGGCTTCTGACAGGGCCCATGATGTCCATCCCATGACTTCCAGCATAGTAAAGTTCAGTTAGTCCTACGAAATCATATACCTGAAGAATGGGAAGTTAAAATTGAAGGCTCAGTCTGAAAAGTTAAGAATAGAGACGGAAATTAGTCATTCACGCTTGATACCTTATCACGACTTCTTCCACTAATTATAGCTGTCGGAAAATGCTTAGCGACCTCTTTTACAGCCAAACGCATCTAAaaaaattacataattagggGCAAGCACACAACAAAGAAAAATTCACAAATAACACACGATTTTAAGGTCCATTGGTAGTAAAAATGAAACAGCTCAGTCCTTACAGCATCTGACATAAAAGCACGGTCCGGGTTATCTACAATTGGTGATAGTGTCCCATCATAATCCAGAAACAAGGCAATCCTCTTATCCTTTGCATGAAGAGCAATTCTTTCAAAAGACGCAAGTGCTGATGGATATTTGAGCTGCTAAGAGAAAAGCAAATTAATTAGTTATCGGTCTTGTAGTTAAAAGAAAATCTTAGACGTTGAACCCCACCCGGAAAAAGCAAAGGAAAAGGAAACTTACCAGCCAGGAACTATATTCaacttcattttcatctgaaacAGTACTAGATTCTTTCGTCATCTTCTTCGGAGGAGGTGATGAGGATTTCATGGCATCCAACCAACCGCCGGAACGAACATCATCAAGTATTCCAAGTATGGGTTTCTTTCTAGGAATTGTTAAATACAGTACAGGAGATAACGACATTCCCGTGGGGGAGCAAGGTAACAGACTGGAGTGAATGCCTAATCTGGACTTGGACATTGGTACGGGATCAGTGAGAACAGATGCCACATGGTTAGACTTCATGTCCATTTAAAGCAGATAAAGTTCGGGTTTATGATACCTAAAAGCGAAAAAATGTAATACTCCCAAGCAACGATTGGTTGGTCAAAGACACTAATATTCACAGGTTTCACTCCTACAAGACTATATTACTGTTTATCCGACCCTTTTATCAATGAAAAACCACTTCTTTAGAGTTTTCTTGTCACTGCAATGGCGTATGCAGTCCATCAAATGAACGATTCCGGAAAACTGACAAACATGAGGGCATGTTAGTGAAACTGAAACCCATTCAGTTTACATAAAGTAAAAGCAGAATGCGCTTAATAATCTACCTTTTCATCTCCAATCCTACACTGCATTTATATGACGTAACCGAACATCATTTATGCAGAAGGAAAAGCTTGAGATTTTGATACACCCACTGCACAAGAAGCGACAGAATATTACTACTCATATTT comes from Papaver somniferum cultivar HN1 chromosome 7, ASM357369v1, whole genome shotgun sequence and encodes:
- the LOC113297138 gene encoding trehalose-phosphate phosphatase A-like isoform X3, whose protein sequence is MSLSPVLYLTIPRKKPILGILDDVRSGGWLDAMKSSSPPPKKMTKESSTVSDENEVEYSSWLQLKYPSALASFERIALHAKDKRIALFLDYDGTLSPIVDNPDRAFMSDAMRLAVKEVAKHFPTAIISGRSRDKVYDFVGLTELYYAGSHGMDIMGPVRSPESVDDHLNCIRSTDEQGKEVNLFQPASEFLPMIDEVFRSLVKKTKAIKGATVENNKFCVSVHYRNVDEKDWTTIAQRVIDLLKRFPRLRLTHGRKVLEVRPVIDWDKGKAVEFLLESLGLSNCDDVLPIYIGDDRTDEDAFKVLREGNRGFGILVSSKLKDSKAFYSLREPNEVMEFLNSLVRWKASSGV
- the LOC113297138 gene encoding probable trehalose-phosphate phosphatase F isoform X1, which translates into the protein MDMKSNHVASVLTDPVPMSKSRLGIHSSLLPCSPTGMSLSPVLYLTIPRKKPILGILDDVRSGGWLDAMKSSSPPPKKMTKESSTVSDENEVEYSSWLQLKYPSALASFERIALHAKDKRIALFLDYDGTLSPIVDNPDRAFMSDAMRLAVKEVAKHFPTAIISGRSRDKVYDFVGLTELYYAGSHGMDIMGPVRSPESVDDHLNCIRSTDEQGKEVNLFQPASEFLPMIDEVFRSLVKKTKAIKGATVENNKFCVSVHYRNVDEKDWTTIAQRVIDLLKRFPRLRLTHGRKVLEVRPVIDWDKGKAVEFLLESLGLSNCDDVLPIYIGDDRTDEDAFKVLREGNRGFGILVSSKLKDSKAFYSLREPNEVMEFLNSLVRWKASSGV
- the LOC113297138 gene encoding probable trehalose-phosphate phosphatase F isoform X2, which translates into the protein MDMKSNHVASVLTDPVPMSKSRLGIHSSLLPCSPTGMSLSPVLYLTIPRKKPILGILDDVRSGGWLDAMKSSSPPPKKMTKESSTVSDENEVEYSSWLLKYPSALASFERIALHAKDKRIALFLDYDGTLSPIVDNPDRAFMSDAMRLAVKEVAKHFPTAIISGRSRDKVYDFVGLTELYYAGSHGMDIMGPVRSPESVDDHLNCIRSTDEQGKEVNLFQPASEFLPMIDEVFRSLVKKTKAIKGATVENNKFCVSVHYRNVDEKDWTTIAQRVIDLLKRFPRLRLTHGRKVLEVRPVIDWDKGKAVEFLLESLGLSNCDDVLPIYIGDDRTDEDAFKVLREGNRGFGILVSSKLKDSKAFYSLREPNEVMEFLNSLVRWKASSGV